From Thunnus albacares chromosome 22, fThuAlb1.1, whole genome shotgun sequence, the proteins below share one genomic window:
- the LOC122973371 gene encoding NACHT and WD repeat domain-containing protein 2 isoform X1, whose protein sequence is MKRMNPRWKSPPMWPSGVGSRQPCPRESALRRAAISGNILALPPHHVPTGRSVRVYICANPDDTEAERNALKEHVYPKLRDFCRENYGIEFQVVDLYWGVDPEEWDSPELQRLRMKLLEECLKTSAGPCFVGLVGEKYGSIRVPGEVESAEFEMILDAAVEAGLDTHILEEWYCRDENSVPPAYYLKPKAQMLKNYQNSMESSSAAKSKNDKAWRNVSEEIKRIFRTAVLQLQEKGTMKSAQAKKFLCSALEDELDFALGKQTPAFLRKCVCYIRKISNFDRFAKLPDMAKYMDTVVSADRVMRNQEAYERLLKVRDEFIPTVVAASNLRVYSSVTHCDMKLGYSQEVESHYVEGLCKQFYEDMVDIIQATVQQNFDTETDPLYDEILQHLSLCKNYAALFEYKSESLDYVQEYVLPSKGSRMSPLVVYGGPCTGKTLLLAEVAKQAYTWLQKEIGPEADPVVIVRFIGSSQPSTDLRTLLQSICEQIAINYRCLIHFLPNKIQEMRELLINLLGESSFHRPLVIVLDALEQLSDADEARKLWWLPIHLPRTVRIVVSTLPNKHGILQKLRHTIHDEGYYVELIQRDRKVCSQTLKQQLLGVKRKVTSGQQIYVNEALAKCTLPMFVNLIYREVVHWRSHKDVDDKSLCSTVHESIEQLFYSVENKLGQRFVFRALGYITMAKAGLTEVELEDILSLDNIVLGDVIVASYLKNPLRISYDLVARLKEELEGYLVERQVRNVTLMVWANRHLHLIAQKLYLSNEEDVHQMHSLLAEYFLGAWSGGRKKIFTYDNNHFTSLNISHHKNPHHQQSHEKTSSDKYSYDRQTPEQPWVFQCNLLEPDIFFVNHRKMTELVYHLTRSGRTDDLMFGVIMNFSWLYTMIKIGQFEKALTDIDLAYSYTQEKELKFLATTLRSIKVKVLKNPASLSAELQQRLLPVVTSLPKLRHLLLECDKDGPKYCSIVPLHSSMDVTYSPERLPLCSSYMQIVEILPTLAPNIVLVALEDGSVSTWDVESRQLLRQIDTARSVVLGIRLTTDEKYLVVATTKNTLLIYDNHKSCLLSEVEIKGSKQGGVTGGVAFINGFTLSTHHALAWLEASKDVNVIDLLYGWPLYQFHCWYEVTCVQCSPDGMYAFCGQYLNTASIFHLGNGDKLATVTSEFSGGFVKSILVLDTLNQMVMIDNEGSLSVWNTKEITNPRLMEDYDCRGDDSEVVGIELSEDQRSILICKARSIEVLDTKVWKMVEKFKAKRTERFVAAVLSKNGQSIVASMENTSSIFVWRRDSGQCMASLIEISGAIVKLIKSVHHNLLLSVASSGVLSVWDIDIITAMSNIDKTGKKIQTLQLSGREDYVFTMDGSEAVHKWNFSTGFIETVFKHEGMVENCVLTSSGDLMVTSDDKSSQYIWQTNTGENIFRINGQRISQLLITHNDQFVVSLCEQNASRVWRLATGHKVCNILVTLQSALITTANTFLVGTSKNKLLAVSLWSGSVSKKFVCDDGITIVNFKLIPDCPDCVVFITSTETVFIWSVADESVCRRVQLPTNFLKNLEDFQISPNGKLGIVSKGDENINVLDLHSGKLRLVHAAGIIWRQKLSRDGRYLVYVCFRNCDEDDDAGVVSNLIVMRLADGKSIGTCSLYKTPTFLSLSQRALNIIIGFEDGSIGTYTVVDRVDAALKIKIATSNSRQIVNNASQKVRPKCGNHSFKTIADCTWRESTEVFSRDSPINVSDSGEGESTTPTKKTELLQ, encoded by the exons GGTCTGGTGGGAGAAAAATACGGCAGCATCCGAGTGCCGGGGGAGGTGGAATCAGCGGAGTTTGAGATGATCTTAGATGCTGCTGTGGAGGCGGGGCTGGACACACACATCTTGGAGGAGTGGTACTGCAGGGATGAAAACTCTGTGCCACCCGCATACTACCTCAAACCCAAAGCCCAGATGCTTAAGAACTACCAGAACTCT ATGGAGTCAAGCAGCGCAGCCAAGAGCAAGAATGACAAGGCCTGGAGGAATGTGTCGGAGGAGATCAAGAGGATCTTCCGAACGGCGGTGCTGCAGCTTCAAGAGAAAGGGACCATGAAGAGCGCTCAGGCCAAGAAATTCCTTTGTTCTG CCTTGGAGGATGAATTAGACTTTGCCCTTGGGAAACAAACTCCTGCCTTTCTCAGGAAATGTGTCTGCTACATTCGCAAGATTTCCAACTTTGACCGCTTCGCCAAACTCCCCGACATGGCCAAGTACATGGACACCGTGGTTAGCGCCGACCGTGTCATGCGCAACCAGGAAGCCTATGAACGCCTTCTGAAGGTACGGGACGAGTTCATCCCCACAGTGGTGGCTGCCTCCAACCTCCGTGTCTACTCTTCGGTCACTCACTGCGACATGAAGTTAGGCTACTCCCAAGAAGTGGAGAGCCACTACGTTGAAGGTCTGTGTAAACAGTTCTACGAGGACATGGTGGATATCATCCAAGCCACAGTCCAGCAGAACTTTGACACAGAGACTGACCCGCTGTACGATGAGATCCTGCAGCACCTGTCCCTCTGTAAAAACTACGCAGCGCTCTTCGAGTACAAGAGCGAGTCGCTGGATTACGTGCAGGAGTACGTTCTTCCGTCCAAGGGGAGCAGAATGAGCCCTCTGGTGGTGTACGGGGGACCCTGCACCGGAAAGACGCTGCTGCTAGCCGAAGTTGCTAAACAG GCCTACACATGGCTGCAAAAAGAGATTGGCCCTGAAGCCGACCCAGTGGTCATTGTTCGTTTTATTGGCTCCAGCCAGCCCTCCACAGACCTACGCACCCTCCTCCAGAGCATCTGTGAACAGATTGCAATAAACTACCGCTGCCTGATTCACTTTTTGCCTAACAAGATCCAGGAAATGAGAGAGCTCCTGATCAACCTTCTAGGGGAATCATCCTTCCACAGGCCCCTAGTCATTGTCCTGGATGCGCTGGAGCAGCTTTCAGATGCTGATGAAGCTCGCAAACTGTGGTGGCTCCCCATACACCTGCCTCGGACAGTCCGCATTGTAGTCTCAACTTTGCCCAACAAACATGGCATCCTGCAGAAGCTCCGACACACCATCCATGATGAGGGGTATTATGTCGAATTAATCCAGAGGGACCGCAAGGTCTGCAGCCAAACATTAAAGCAGCAGTTGCTGGGTGTGAAGAGAAAGGTCACCTCAGGCCAACAGATCTATGTCAATGAGGCACTTGCCAAGTGTACATTGCCAATGTTTGTCAACCTCATCTACAGAGAGGTAGTTCACTGGAGGTCTCACAAAGATGTTGACGACAAATCCCTGTGCTCCACAGTACATGAAAGCATAGAACAGCTATTCTACTCAGTGGAGAATAAGTTGGGCCAACGATTTGTCTTCAGAGCATTGGGGTATATCACCATGGCCAAGGCAGGGTTAACTGAGGTCGAGCTTGAGGATATTCTATCCCTGGATAACATAGTTCTTGGTGATGTCATTGTGGCATCTTACCTGAAAAACCCCTTGAGGATCTCTTATGACCTGGTTGCAAGGCTcaaagaggagctggagggtTATCTGGTTGAACGTCAGGTACGCAACGTCACCCTGATGGTCTGGGCCAACAGACACCTGCATCTCATTGCCCAGAAGCTGTATCTTAGCAACGAGGAGGATGTCCATCAAATGCACAGCCTGCTGGCAGAGTACTTCCTGGGCGCATGGTCAGGAGGCAGGAAGAAGATCTTTACTTACGATAACAACCATTTCACTTCCCTAAATATATCTCATCACAAAAACCCCCACCATCAGCAGTCCCATGAGAAAACATCTTCTGACAAGTACTCCTATGATAGGCAAACTCCTGAGCAGCCTTGGGTGTTCCAGTGCAACCTTTTGGAGCCTGACATTTTCTTTGTCAACCACAGGAAGATGACAGAGCTGGTGTACCACCTCACCAGGAGTGGACGCACTGATGACCTCATGTTTGGTGTCATCATGAACTTCAGCTGGCTGTACACAATGATCAAGATTGGCCAGTTTGAAAAGGCTTTAACAGACATTGACCTAGCTTACAGCTACACCCAAGAAAAAGAACTTAAGTTCCTGGCCACCACTCTCCGTAGTATCAAGGTAAAAGTGCTGAAGAACCCAGCATCACTCTCTGCAGAACTGCAGCAAAGGCTTCTGCCAGTTGTCACCTCCCTCCCCAAGCTCAGACACCTCCTCCTGGAGTGTGATAAAGATGGCCCAAAGTACTGCTCCATCgttcctctccactcctctaTGGATGTCACTTACAGTCCAGAGAGGCTTCCTCTGTGCTCAAGCTACATGCAGATTGTGGAGATCTTGCCCACTCTAGCCCCAAACATAGTCCTCGTAGCCCTGGAAGATGGGTCTGTCAGCACCTGGGATGTAGAGAGCAGACAACTTCTACGACAGATCGACACAGCCAGATCTGTTGTGCTGGGAATCAGGCTAACCACTGATGAGAAGTATCTGGTTGTGGCCACCACCAAAAATACGCTGCTTATCTATGATAATCACAAGTCCTGCCTTTTATCTGAGGTTGAAATCAAGGGGTCCAAGCAGGGTGGCGTCACTGGTGGGGTGGCCTTCATCAATGGTTTTACTTTGTCCACCCATCATGCTTTGGCTTGGCTTGAGGCAAGTAAAGATGTTAATGTAATTGACCTACTCTACGGCTGGCCTCTCTACCAGTTCCATTGCTGGTATGAGGTGACCTGTGTCCAGTGCTCTCCAGATGGGATGTATGCCTTCTGTGGCCAGTACCTCAACACTGCATCCATATTTCATCTGGGAAATGGTGACAAGTTGGCCACTGTAACCTCCGAGTTTTCTGGGGGGTTCGTCAAGTCCATTCTTGTTCTGGACACCCTTAACCAAATGGTGATGATTGACAATGAAGGCAGTCTATCAGTATGGAACACCAAAGAGATCACCAACCCGAGACTGATGGAGGATTATGATTGCAGAGGGGATGATAGTGAAGTGGTGGGCATTGAGTTATCTGAAGACCAGCGCTCTATTCTCATTTGCAAAGCCAGAAGTATCGAGGTTCTGGACACAAAAGTATGGAAAATGGTGGAGAAGTTCAAAGCCAAACGTACTGAACGCTTCGTGGCTGCTGTTCTATCCAAGAATGGACAAAGCATTGTGGCCTCCATGGAGAACACCTCCTCTATCTTTGTCTGGAGGAGGGACAGTGGACAGTGCATGGCTAGCCTGATTGAGATCTCAGGGGCTATCGTCAAACTCATTAAATCAGTCCACCACAATCTCCTCCTTTCTGTTGCCAGCAGTGGAGTGCTGTCTGTTTGGGACATTGATATCATCACAGCCATGTCCAATATTGACAAAACAGGTAAGAAGATCCAGACCTTGCAGCTGTCTGGCAGAGAGGATTACGTGTTTACCATGGATGGTTCAGAAGCTGTTCACAAGTGGAACTTCAGCACTGGCTTTATTGAGACAGTCTTCAAGCATGAGGGCATGGTGGAGAACTGTGTCCTAACCTCCTCAGGGGATCTCATGGTGACTTCAGATGACAAGTCCAGTCAGTACATCTGGCAAACTAACACTGGAGAAAACATCTTCCGCATCAATGGACAGAGAATCTCCCAGCTGCTAATCACCCACAATGACCAGTTTGTGGTGTCCCTCTGTGAGCAGAACGCCTCTAGAGTCTGGAGACTCGCCACTGGGCACAAGGtgtgtaacattttggtcacccTCCAGAGTGCACTCATCACCACAGCAAACACTTTTCTTGTGGGAACCTCCAAAAACAAGCTCCTGGCTGTCAGCCTTTGGTCAGGCAGTGTGTCCAAGAAGTTTGTCTGTGATGATGGTATTACCATTGTCAACTTCAAGCTCATTCCTGACTGTCCTGACTGTGTGGTGTTCATCACATCCACAGAGACTGTCTTCATCTGGAGTGTGGCAGATGAGTCAGTTTGCAGGCGTGTCCAGTTGCCAACCAACTTCCTCAAAAATCTAGAGGACTTCCAGATCTCCCCCAATGGGAAACTAGGAATTGTCTCCAAAGGTGATGAGAATATTAATGTCCTGGACCTTCATAGTGGGAAGCTGCGGCTTGTCCATGCTGCTGGTATAATCTGGCGTCAGAAATTATCAAGAGATGGACGTTATCTAGTATACGTCTGTTTCCGTAACTGTGATGAGGATGACGATGCCGGTGTTGTATCTAATCTGATCGTGATGCGCCTTGCTGATGGTAAGAGCATCGGCACATGCTCCTTGTACAAGACGCCCAccttcttgtctctctctcagcgAGCACTAAACATCATCATTGGCTTTGAGGACGGTAGTATTGGCACTTACACAGTGGTGGACCGTGTAGATGCTGCCCTCAAGATAAAGATAGCCACCTCCAACAGCCGACAGATTGTCAACAATGCCTCGCAGAAGGTGCGGCCCAAATGTGGCAACCATTCCTTTAAGACCATCGCAGACTGCACTTGGAGGGAGTCAACAGAGGTCTTCTCCAGGGACAGCCCCATCAATGTGTCTGACTCCGGTGAAGGTGAGTCGACCACACCTACAAAAAAGACTGAACTGCTGCAGTGA
- the LOC122973371 gene encoding NACHT and WD repeat domain-containing protein 2 isoform X2, whose amino-acid sequence MWPSGVGSRQPCPRESALRRAAISGNILALPPHHVPTGRSVRVYICANPDDTEAERNALKEHVYPKLRDFCRENYGIEFQVVDLYWGVDPEEWDSPELQRLRMKLLEECLKTSAGPCFVGLVGEKYGSIRVPGEVESAEFEMILDAAVEAGLDTHILEEWYCRDENSVPPAYYLKPKAQMLKNYQNSMESSSAAKSKNDKAWRNVSEEIKRIFRTAVLQLQEKGTMKSAQAKKFLCSALEDELDFALGKQTPAFLRKCVCYIRKISNFDRFAKLPDMAKYMDTVVSADRVMRNQEAYERLLKVRDEFIPTVVAASNLRVYSSVTHCDMKLGYSQEVESHYVEGLCKQFYEDMVDIIQATVQQNFDTETDPLYDEILQHLSLCKNYAALFEYKSESLDYVQEYVLPSKGSRMSPLVVYGGPCTGKTLLLAEVAKQAYTWLQKEIGPEADPVVIVRFIGSSQPSTDLRTLLQSICEQIAINYRCLIHFLPNKIQEMRELLINLLGESSFHRPLVIVLDALEQLSDADEARKLWWLPIHLPRTVRIVVSTLPNKHGILQKLRHTIHDEGYYVELIQRDRKVCSQTLKQQLLGVKRKVTSGQQIYVNEALAKCTLPMFVNLIYREVVHWRSHKDVDDKSLCSTVHESIEQLFYSVENKLGQRFVFRALGYITMAKAGLTEVELEDILSLDNIVLGDVIVASYLKNPLRISYDLVARLKEELEGYLVERQVRNVTLMVWANRHLHLIAQKLYLSNEEDVHQMHSLLAEYFLGAWSGGRKKIFTYDNNHFTSLNISHHKNPHHQQSHEKTSSDKYSYDRQTPEQPWVFQCNLLEPDIFFVNHRKMTELVYHLTRSGRTDDLMFGVIMNFSWLYTMIKIGQFEKALTDIDLAYSYTQEKELKFLATTLRSIKVKVLKNPASLSAELQQRLLPVVTSLPKLRHLLLECDKDGPKYCSIVPLHSSMDVTYSPERLPLCSSYMQIVEILPTLAPNIVLVALEDGSVSTWDVESRQLLRQIDTARSVVLGIRLTTDEKYLVVATTKNTLLIYDNHKSCLLSEVEIKGSKQGGVTGGVAFINGFTLSTHHALAWLEASKDVNVIDLLYGWPLYQFHCWYEVTCVQCSPDGMYAFCGQYLNTASIFHLGNGDKLATVTSEFSGGFVKSILVLDTLNQMVMIDNEGSLSVWNTKEITNPRLMEDYDCRGDDSEVVGIELSEDQRSILICKARSIEVLDTKVWKMVEKFKAKRTERFVAAVLSKNGQSIVASMENTSSIFVWRRDSGQCMASLIEISGAIVKLIKSVHHNLLLSVASSGVLSVWDIDIITAMSNIDKTGKKIQTLQLSGREDYVFTMDGSEAVHKWNFSTGFIETVFKHEGMVENCVLTSSGDLMVTSDDKSSQYIWQTNTGENIFRINGQRISQLLITHNDQFVVSLCEQNASRVWRLATGHKVCNILVTLQSALITTANTFLVGTSKNKLLAVSLWSGSVSKKFVCDDGITIVNFKLIPDCPDCVVFITSTETVFIWSVADESVCRRVQLPTNFLKNLEDFQISPNGKLGIVSKGDENINVLDLHSGKLRLVHAAGIIWRQKLSRDGRYLVYVCFRNCDEDDDAGVVSNLIVMRLADGKSIGTCSLYKTPTFLSLSQRALNIIIGFEDGSIGTYTVVDRVDAALKIKIATSNSRQIVNNASQKVRPKCGNHSFKTIADCTWRESTEVFSRDSPINVSDSGEGESTTPTKKTELLQ is encoded by the exons GGTCTGGTGGGAGAAAAATACGGCAGCATCCGAGTGCCGGGGGAGGTGGAATCAGCGGAGTTTGAGATGATCTTAGATGCTGCTGTGGAGGCGGGGCTGGACACACACATCTTGGAGGAGTGGTACTGCAGGGATGAAAACTCTGTGCCACCCGCATACTACCTCAAACCCAAAGCCCAGATGCTTAAGAACTACCAGAACTCT ATGGAGTCAAGCAGCGCAGCCAAGAGCAAGAATGACAAGGCCTGGAGGAATGTGTCGGAGGAGATCAAGAGGATCTTCCGAACGGCGGTGCTGCAGCTTCAAGAGAAAGGGACCATGAAGAGCGCTCAGGCCAAGAAATTCCTTTGTTCTG CCTTGGAGGATGAATTAGACTTTGCCCTTGGGAAACAAACTCCTGCCTTTCTCAGGAAATGTGTCTGCTACATTCGCAAGATTTCCAACTTTGACCGCTTCGCCAAACTCCCCGACATGGCCAAGTACATGGACACCGTGGTTAGCGCCGACCGTGTCATGCGCAACCAGGAAGCCTATGAACGCCTTCTGAAGGTACGGGACGAGTTCATCCCCACAGTGGTGGCTGCCTCCAACCTCCGTGTCTACTCTTCGGTCACTCACTGCGACATGAAGTTAGGCTACTCCCAAGAAGTGGAGAGCCACTACGTTGAAGGTCTGTGTAAACAGTTCTACGAGGACATGGTGGATATCATCCAAGCCACAGTCCAGCAGAACTTTGACACAGAGACTGACCCGCTGTACGATGAGATCCTGCAGCACCTGTCCCTCTGTAAAAACTACGCAGCGCTCTTCGAGTACAAGAGCGAGTCGCTGGATTACGTGCAGGAGTACGTTCTTCCGTCCAAGGGGAGCAGAATGAGCCCTCTGGTGGTGTACGGGGGACCCTGCACCGGAAAGACGCTGCTGCTAGCCGAAGTTGCTAAACAG GCCTACACATGGCTGCAAAAAGAGATTGGCCCTGAAGCCGACCCAGTGGTCATTGTTCGTTTTATTGGCTCCAGCCAGCCCTCCACAGACCTACGCACCCTCCTCCAGAGCATCTGTGAACAGATTGCAATAAACTACCGCTGCCTGATTCACTTTTTGCCTAACAAGATCCAGGAAATGAGAGAGCTCCTGATCAACCTTCTAGGGGAATCATCCTTCCACAGGCCCCTAGTCATTGTCCTGGATGCGCTGGAGCAGCTTTCAGATGCTGATGAAGCTCGCAAACTGTGGTGGCTCCCCATACACCTGCCTCGGACAGTCCGCATTGTAGTCTCAACTTTGCCCAACAAACATGGCATCCTGCAGAAGCTCCGACACACCATCCATGATGAGGGGTATTATGTCGAATTAATCCAGAGGGACCGCAAGGTCTGCAGCCAAACATTAAAGCAGCAGTTGCTGGGTGTGAAGAGAAAGGTCACCTCAGGCCAACAGATCTATGTCAATGAGGCACTTGCCAAGTGTACATTGCCAATGTTTGTCAACCTCATCTACAGAGAGGTAGTTCACTGGAGGTCTCACAAAGATGTTGACGACAAATCCCTGTGCTCCACAGTACATGAAAGCATAGAACAGCTATTCTACTCAGTGGAGAATAAGTTGGGCCAACGATTTGTCTTCAGAGCATTGGGGTATATCACCATGGCCAAGGCAGGGTTAACTGAGGTCGAGCTTGAGGATATTCTATCCCTGGATAACATAGTTCTTGGTGATGTCATTGTGGCATCTTACCTGAAAAACCCCTTGAGGATCTCTTATGACCTGGTTGCAAGGCTcaaagaggagctggagggtTATCTGGTTGAACGTCAGGTACGCAACGTCACCCTGATGGTCTGGGCCAACAGACACCTGCATCTCATTGCCCAGAAGCTGTATCTTAGCAACGAGGAGGATGTCCATCAAATGCACAGCCTGCTGGCAGAGTACTTCCTGGGCGCATGGTCAGGAGGCAGGAAGAAGATCTTTACTTACGATAACAACCATTTCACTTCCCTAAATATATCTCATCACAAAAACCCCCACCATCAGCAGTCCCATGAGAAAACATCTTCTGACAAGTACTCCTATGATAGGCAAACTCCTGAGCAGCCTTGGGTGTTCCAGTGCAACCTTTTGGAGCCTGACATTTTCTTTGTCAACCACAGGAAGATGACAGAGCTGGTGTACCACCTCACCAGGAGTGGACGCACTGATGACCTCATGTTTGGTGTCATCATGAACTTCAGCTGGCTGTACACAATGATCAAGATTGGCCAGTTTGAAAAGGCTTTAACAGACATTGACCTAGCTTACAGCTACACCCAAGAAAAAGAACTTAAGTTCCTGGCCACCACTCTCCGTAGTATCAAGGTAAAAGTGCTGAAGAACCCAGCATCACTCTCTGCAGAACTGCAGCAAAGGCTTCTGCCAGTTGTCACCTCCCTCCCCAAGCTCAGACACCTCCTCCTGGAGTGTGATAAAGATGGCCCAAAGTACTGCTCCATCgttcctctccactcctctaTGGATGTCACTTACAGTCCAGAGAGGCTTCCTCTGTGCTCAAGCTACATGCAGATTGTGGAGATCTTGCCCACTCTAGCCCCAAACATAGTCCTCGTAGCCCTGGAAGATGGGTCTGTCAGCACCTGGGATGTAGAGAGCAGACAACTTCTACGACAGATCGACACAGCCAGATCTGTTGTGCTGGGAATCAGGCTAACCACTGATGAGAAGTATCTGGTTGTGGCCACCACCAAAAATACGCTGCTTATCTATGATAATCACAAGTCCTGCCTTTTATCTGAGGTTGAAATCAAGGGGTCCAAGCAGGGTGGCGTCACTGGTGGGGTGGCCTTCATCAATGGTTTTACTTTGTCCACCCATCATGCTTTGGCTTGGCTTGAGGCAAGTAAAGATGTTAATGTAATTGACCTACTCTACGGCTGGCCTCTCTACCAGTTCCATTGCTGGTATGAGGTGACCTGTGTCCAGTGCTCTCCAGATGGGATGTATGCCTTCTGTGGCCAGTACCTCAACACTGCATCCATATTTCATCTGGGAAATGGTGACAAGTTGGCCACTGTAACCTCCGAGTTTTCTGGGGGGTTCGTCAAGTCCATTCTTGTTCTGGACACCCTTAACCAAATGGTGATGATTGACAATGAAGGCAGTCTATCAGTATGGAACACCAAAGAGATCACCAACCCGAGACTGATGGAGGATTATGATTGCAGAGGGGATGATAGTGAAGTGGTGGGCATTGAGTTATCTGAAGACCAGCGCTCTATTCTCATTTGCAAAGCCAGAAGTATCGAGGTTCTGGACACAAAAGTATGGAAAATGGTGGAGAAGTTCAAAGCCAAACGTACTGAACGCTTCGTGGCTGCTGTTCTATCCAAGAATGGACAAAGCATTGTGGCCTCCATGGAGAACACCTCCTCTATCTTTGTCTGGAGGAGGGACAGTGGACAGTGCATGGCTAGCCTGATTGAGATCTCAGGGGCTATCGTCAAACTCATTAAATCAGTCCACCACAATCTCCTCCTTTCTGTTGCCAGCAGTGGAGTGCTGTCTGTTTGGGACATTGATATCATCACAGCCATGTCCAATATTGACAAAACAGGTAAGAAGATCCAGACCTTGCAGCTGTCTGGCAGAGAGGATTACGTGTTTACCATGGATGGTTCAGAAGCTGTTCACAAGTGGAACTTCAGCACTGGCTTTATTGAGACAGTCTTCAAGCATGAGGGCATGGTGGAGAACTGTGTCCTAACCTCCTCAGGGGATCTCATGGTGACTTCAGATGACAAGTCCAGTCAGTACATCTGGCAAACTAACACTGGAGAAAACATCTTCCGCATCAATGGACAGAGAATCTCCCAGCTGCTAATCACCCACAATGACCAGTTTGTGGTGTCCCTCTGTGAGCAGAACGCCTCTAGAGTCTGGAGACTCGCCACTGGGCACAAGGtgtgtaacattttggtcacccTCCAGAGTGCACTCATCACCACAGCAAACACTTTTCTTGTGGGAACCTCCAAAAACAAGCTCCTGGCTGTCAGCCTTTGGTCAGGCAGTGTGTCCAAGAAGTTTGTCTGTGATGATGGTATTACCATTGTCAACTTCAAGCTCATTCCTGACTGTCCTGACTGTGTGGTGTTCATCACATCCACAGAGACTGTCTTCATCTGGAGTGTGGCAGATGAGTCAGTTTGCAGGCGTGTCCAGTTGCCAACCAACTTCCTCAAAAATCTAGAGGACTTCCAGATCTCCCCCAATGGGAAACTAGGAATTGTCTCCAAAGGTGATGAGAATATTAATGTCCTGGACCTTCATAGTGGGAAGCTGCGGCTTGTCCATGCTGCTGGTATAATCTGGCGTCAGAAATTATCAAGAGATGGACGTTATCTAGTATACGTCTGTTTCCGTAACTGTGATGAGGATGACGATGCCGGTGTTGTATCTAATCTGATCGTGATGCGCCTTGCTGATGGTAAGAGCATCGGCACATGCTCCTTGTACAAGACGCCCAccttcttgtctctctctcagcgAGCACTAAACATCATCATTGGCTTTGAGGACGGTAGTATTGGCACTTACACAGTGGTGGACCGTGTAGATGCTGCCCTCAAGATAAAGATAGCCACCTCCAACAGCCGACAGATTGTCAACAATGCCTCGCAGAAGGTGCGGCCCAAATGTGGCAACCATTCCTTTAAGACCATCGCAGACTGCACTTGGAGGGAGTCAACAGAGGTCTTCTCCAGGGACAGCCCCATCAATGTGTCTGACTCCGGTGAAGGTGAGTCGACCACACCTACAAAAAAGACTGAACTGCTGCAGTGA